aggtggcggcgacctcgaaACTTTTAACCACTTGATCACATTCACGCATCAAATCTCTGCCTCACTCAAACACATTGCGCTTTACATACAGACGTGCTTGCAAGGCGATGCCGATCCGAATATTCCGAGTTCGGGCGACCTGCGGAAGATGCTCCTATTCATTCGACTCATTCTTCCTTCAATCAACGAGCTAAGACTCCGCACAGCTCCAGTCGAAGGATGGAACCCTACCTCAGGCTTTTTCTATGGTCAGTAGAGTGCACGCAAGGAACCTTGAGCTGGCTCAAGGCAAACGAGTGGTTCGGCACGACATTTGTGGAGACTGGCGGCCCCGTCTTCGCTGTCACGAACGCGGGATGGCTTCATGTAGTACGATATGCAGTAACTGTGCGTTTTATTGCTTGCCCTGAATGAGTGAAACAGCGAATCATGACATCGGTATGCATGGAGCCAGCCCACGCACTTATAAATCCCCGCAATTTCACTGTAGGCCATGTAACTCGAAGTCCTCCGTATAAGCCGTTCGCTGCACATTTCGTGTCATGACCCGCCCCCCGCCTGGTAGAACATCAGCCTTCCAACTGGTCTCTCTAGGAGCGCTGTGGAGGTACGCCATATGGCCAGGTGGCGAATGCCAAATCTCAGCTTCCCGCCACGTGTTGTCTCCGGGAATATCCGCGAATTGCGGCGACATATACGCATTGAGCACGACGTTGCGTCGATGATGTCTATCATAGGCCGCCACGCGACCGTGGTCGCTTAGGCTACGCGTTCCCAAGCTTCGCAAGGGCGGCGGTTCTTGCTTTTCTATGCCCTGATCAGTGGGCACGGCGTATCGGGGCTGATACTCGAGTTCTATGAATGTCGTGGGCCGTGGATGTTGCAAGAGAACGCCGTTAACGGCGTCTCGGAACGCGGCGGTGCCGCAAGCTGGGCCGGTCAGCGGGGccaggcggaggcggggcaAATACGGCCGCGtacctgctgcggcgcagTCGCCTGGTGATGTTTCAAGATAATGGCCCATGTAGCGACGAAGCGTTTCATCTAGCGTCCTGCAGGAGGACCGAACAGTCCAGTGCTTTCTGAACAACTCCGGTATCCTGTCAGTCATTGCCTGCTTAGAGCCGGGTTCGTCGTCGGGTGCAATTATGAGGAAGTGAACCAGTGACTCCATTCATGTTGTCAGTGCGACGTGACACAATCGACAGAATTGCTCGATGCACCTACTTTGTGGGGATCAAGGGCAGCCAGCTCCCCCAACCTGTCCCTGGCCAAGTTAAACTCGCGAGATTCTCTCATGATCCAAATGAGGTTGATCTTTCTTGTGCGATCACGATGCAGGCTTGCGAACAGCTCGTGCTCCTGCCTGTGGTCCAGCGGGTCGCGCCCATTCGTGCCATCTTTGATCGATTGATCATAGCAGCGTCGCTCGGCCAACTGCACCGCGAGAGGCAGTACGGCCAGTATCCCGATACCATCAGCTACTAGAACTACCGTGTCGAACTTGTGTAGCTGAGGATCCCGACCGTAGGGGCCATCTATGGCGACCGCGACGTCCCGCCTCGATAAGGCTGACGACAGGCGCCCGCGGTCCTGCACGAGGAATCTAAGCTTTTTCATCTGCTTGGAGTTTCGTTGCCAAGTCTCAGTGTCACCGCTGCCTTCCCATCCATATGCCATCATGGGTTCGCCCCGATATCGCCTCCAACCTGACTGTTCGAAGAACAGGTAGAAGTATGCCCCGGGATGTACGGGAATTGCCTGGTGCAGGCTAACGTCTATAAGAGCTGCTCCGGGATTTCGCCAACACGTAGAATCTGCAGTATCTTGGATAGTGGTGACAGTGGCACGAACTCTTCGCAACCGTACGAAACGGTAAATTGAGGTGAAAAGCCAGATTGCTGCGGCAACAGTAAGGGGGATCCTAGCCTCCAGCGATCTTCCTGCTGGGCGAGCTAACCAGACGTGAGGGAGCAACAGAACAAGTGCGGAAATCGCTAGCAAAATGTGAACGAAGGAGAATAGGACCCCGTGGAGACGTCGAAGCCACAAAGTGGACGTTACGGCAAGTAGGAAAAGCAGTATCATCACCTGGCGTCGTTATTAGTGCATCGAGGGCCTCTGCCATAGAAGAGAGGGTAATACAATGAGGCCGCAGATTGCCTGTGCCGTCCATCCCAGGTCGGCGCTGAGGTGAAGGGCGGCATGCACCGTCATCTCTACGGTCGCCAGCCGAGCCAGCCAATGGTGCGCGAAGTAGTAATGCTGGAGAGGGATATTGAACGAGTCAAGGAATAGACATGTTCTACCGCCAAATACGACAGGCACCAGGTTGATGCTggctgccacggcggcaCGTCTTTGTACCTCTTCCGAGCTGGCTCGAACGATGCGAAATCTACCGCTCCATGCCGGCCGAGCAAAGAGCAGCCCGTTGGCCAGGACATAGCTGAACAAGACTGCGTAGTGACAGATTGTGATCCGCTGATGGTCCCACACGTACAAGGTGCGAAAGGGGACCCTTCTGACATTGCGCGCCCCTCGATAGATATGGCTCCGTTCAAAGAAGCGAAGAAGCGGCCTCAGCAGCCGCTCCGGCCACCTGTAGATCAGCAACACGGCGAAAGCGCATGCCCAAGTGATTACATACGCTTCTGTCGCGTCCATGATGATCTTTCACGGTTGCTCCATGGCACTGGAGCAGGAGAGCTTGGTGATGCGGAGGTAGGCCCGACAGCCACTCTTGATAGACACACGCCATTGTACAGGTAGGACATGTTCAATTATCCGCGTTGAGAGTGCGGTTTGCCGTAATCAAGTCTTCGTATGCCGTTCTCCCGTGGCGCTTCAttgccgcgacgacggcgcttGCTAAACATAGCAGGCGACATTCGCCCAATAAGGTGGGCGCTGTTCGCCTTGTTGGGAAGAATCAGGTCCTTCATCAGAGCCCTAAGCGCGAGGCACTAATAATAGCGACCATATTTTGGCATCAAGCTTTCATCTTTGAAGATATAAAGATGTTGTTCCCGCGCTTGGAACAAGGTCCCTCACCAACACCACGAAACACCCGAAACACCACGAAACACTCGAATCGTAATCACTGTTCTGTTCCTCGAAATTCCTTTACGCAAAAATGTCCAGACGCACTTTGGAGACACGAACCACCGGTCTCTTCAAGAAGGGGAACGCCTTGTTTAGGTTGCAGAACCCTAAAGTGGCCATCTTCGTCATCCCCGAGGAAGGCGTCGCTCAGGGATACGTGTCCCATGCAAGTCAGGATTGGCCGGAGATGGACCAGGCAATTCAAGCCCTGCAAGTTCCCTTCTTGCCGGTGCTTGGGCCCGATAACTTTGAGACGGTGGCAGATCGCCAGCGGGGATCATCGGGGTCTTGGTCCACTGGTGGCCTGGCCACTCCCCCAAGCACGTCTGAGTCCAGCGACAGTGACCGCCTCATGGCAGAGATGCTCGCATCTGTACTGGATGGCTCGTCAGAGGAACCTGAACAACCCATTCCCGCACACGACTCGATGGCCATGCCGGGCTGCGATACGCGCTCTGGGGTGACGATGGACCATACCCAGCGCCGAGTTGGCCAGAGGCCAGTTCCGTCATTGCAGCATAGCTCTGAGCCAAATTTGCTCCAGTCAATGCAAATCACGCGAAGTCCAGGGCCGACAAAAGCTACTCACCGCCCCTCGGAGCCGCATGTAGCTTGTTCCTTACCAGGCACCTCTGAACCAGGTCCAGATCGAAGGGCCCTGGAGGCCAAGATGGTCGAGGAGGTGCCGGAGAGTCGGCAGACATGGCTATGTGGCCCACCAGATGGTAGCTCTAAGAGGAGGAAGGCTCCTGATGAGAATGAACATGGTtcaaggaagaagaaggatAATAAACGGCGTCGAATGGTCACCAGGTCTCAGGGGGGCGATGCGTACATTCGGCAGCACTGATCGTCACGGTTGAGCTGAGGGGTGCAGGGCACCTCTATGGTACATTTCCTATGTTATTGAATCTAGTCCCATTGTCTTAGAATGCTCTCCAATTCACTGCCAAGATCGTCCAGTTCGCTCTCGAGTCCACTGAACTGCGTGCACGTTGCTGACGATACAAGTTGGCTGTCAAGGTCGAATTCAGTCACCACTGACTCCTCGTCCTGATCCACGAGTTGCTTCATAGATTTGCCGAACTGCCCCAGCTGGCCCTttgagctcgccgcgccatCATCGATGTGACTGGATGAGTGTTCAAAATGTGAGTAAGCTGCCCCTGCGTCGCAGCTTGCGGGGCCTACGCGGGGGTCGCTGTCACCGTCTTTGCGGGAATCGTCGCGTGCCTCTGTAAGGAAGTCTGTCACAGTACGGGAAGAGTTCCCAACCTCTTCTTTCTCTCCAAGAGCGTATATGTTGTCTATGTGCACCTGAATTTGTGTATTTTCTGACGGTGATTCCACCCGCAGTCCCCATCTGAGAGGCTCGTCGAATTTTGCTGCTCTAATCCAGGACTTTCGATCACACATGCGCATTGGAAGACGCCCACTTGGTAGGCT
Above is a genomic segment from Purpureocillium takamizusanense chromosome 2, complete sequence containing:
- a CDS encoding uncharacterized protein (EggNog:ENOG503PG6S~COG:C); the protein is MLSVRRDTIDRIARCTYFVGIKGSQLPQPVPGQVKLARFSHDPNEVDLSCAITMQACEQLVLLPVVQRVAPIRAIFDRLIIAASLGQLHRERQYGQYPDTISY